TCTGCTGAACCTGTCTGGCCCTAGGATAGCAGCAGCGCAATGTGCGTTTTTACTCTGGGAGGGTCATCATGAAATTTGTGCTTTACAAGGACAAAGGGGGTGAATGGCGCTGGCGGTTCAAGGCGGCAAACGGCAATATTATTTGCGTCAGCTCGGAAGGCTATACCAGTAAGCAGAGTGCTCAAAACAGTATTGAGTCGGTCAAGAAAGGAATACCGGATGCGCCAGTTGTGGAGGAATAGATAGGGGCCCTTGTTGCCCCTTCTTCGTTCAGTCGGGAACGTGGACGAGAGCTCAGCCCGCCTGTCCGTGTGTCTTTTTATCTTGGGCCTTGCCATTACGCCGTCGCCTGGCGGAGGCTTCCTGCAACGGCGGTGCAGACAGGTACGGTGTGTGAACAGAGTCGTCGCCGCCTGCCATTGGGCAGGCTCAGGGCTTGGACGAGAGAAACAGGACGGCGCGGTCAACACGCCGTTCTGTCATTCGTGCTCCATTTTTTGTTCTTGGGCGTTATCTTGGCTGCGTACGATGCCGCAGCGCTTGTGGGCCTGCATGACCACAGCCACGTTGCTGTTGAGCACGCCTTCTATTTCCCCCAGCCGACGCGTCACTACATCCCAAAGCTGGAGGCTGTCGCGGCACAGCACGTGCCAGAAAAGTTGGGAAGGGCCACTGGTGCCAAAGAGACAACGGGTATTGGGGTCCTGGGCCAGGTGTGCTGCCAGCGTATTGACCGCCTGAGGGCGCACTTGTATCGAAACCACAGCTTCAACCGGAAAGCCTACCAAAGCGGGCTCCACTTCGACCCGGAAAGATAGCGCTTTACGCTCTACCAGATGCTGTAAAAGCCGTTGCGCGGTCGGTTCGCTTACGCCAGCCTGCTCGGCCAAATCGGCCAGGCTGGCCCGACCATCCCTTTTTAACCCATTCGCGATTCGGTGTTCGGCTTCGGTCAGTGCCAGGGGAGCGTGCGTGGAGTGGCTGTCGGTCGTGTCCGCTGGCTTGGCCTGTATGCGCCACTGACCTGCCCGTCGAAACGAGCGTAGTACCAGGCGTGCATCGACATGCTCGACGCCGGGCATGCAGGGAAGGCTGCGGGTCACCAGTTCGGGCATGTCTGCCTCATCGGCAAGTGTCAGTTCGGCCATCAAGTCTGCGGAGCCTGCCAAGGTGACCACCAATTGGCAGTTTTCCATTTGGGCCAGTTTTTCGGCCACGAAAGGAACTTGTCCGGCATGACAGCGCATCCAGGCATGCAAGACCACCCCCTTGCCAGTGGTCAACGGGTCGGTTTCGGCAATGACGCGCAGGGCGCCTGTTTCCAAAAGGCGCTTGATCCGTCTTCCCACTGTACGTTCGGCGATGCCGGCGGCCGCGCCGAGCTCTCGCCAGGAGGCGCGTGGCTCTGCCTGCAAGGCAATCAGGCAGGCCAGATCGGTGTCATCGAGAGTGGGTAGCAA
This genomic interval from Alcaligenes ammonioxydans contains the following:
- a CDS encoding YegP family protein, whose protein sequence is MKFVLYKDKGGEWRWRFKAANGNIICVSSEGYTSKQSAQNSIESVKKGIPDAPVVEE
- a CDS encoding Lrp/AsnC family transcriptional regulator, with the protein product MNMVTSSKGKPLLPTLDDTDLACLIALQAEPRASWRELGAAAGIAERTVGRRIKRLLETGALRVIAETDPLTTGKGVVLHAWMRCHAGQVPFVAEKLAQMENCQLVVTLAGSADLMAELTLADEADMPELVTRSLPCMPGVEHVDARLVLRSFRRAGQWRIQAKPADTTDSHSTHAPLALTEAEHRIANGLKRDGRASLADLAEQAGVSEPTAQRLLQHLVERKALSFRVEVEPALVGFPVEAVVSIQVRPQAVNTLAAHLAQDPNTRCLFGTSGPSQLFWHVLCRDSLQLWDVVTRRLGEIEGVLNSNVAVVMQAHKRCGIVRSQDNAQEQKMEHE